Proteins from a single region of Acanthochromis polyacanthus isolate Apoly-LR-REF ecotype Palm Island chromosome 11, KAUST_Apoly_ChrSc, whole genome shotgun sequence:
- the khdrbs1b gene encoding KH domain-containing, RNA-binding, signal transduction-associated protein 1b, with product MENDDKYLPELLAEKDSLDSSFTHAMKLLNAEIDRLQKGETKKEAETYLDLFTTKNIKLKERVLIPVKQYPKFNFVGKILGPQGNTIKRLQEETGAKISVLGKGSMRDKSKEEGLRKGGEPKYAHLSMELHVFIEVFAPVPEAYLRMAHAMEEVKKFLFPDMMDDICQEQFMEMSYLNGGQDHGARGRGGMPVRGRGVPPARGRGMPPRGAAARGGVTRGGPARGGAVRGAPAGRGGPPATPARGAVAPRARPPAGGPSQRMAPPPHQHTPGAEGYDEYGYDESYTDTAYESYDSYYSQPQAEPEYYDYGHGETTEAYESYGQDDWNGTQRTAPGKAPPPSRGAKTPYREHPYRQY from the exons ATGGAGAACGACGATAAATACCTCCCCGAGCTTCTGGCGGAGAAGGACAGCCTGGACTCGTCGTTCACACACGCCATGAAACTTTTAAACGCAG AAATTGATAGACTCCAGAAAGGAGAGACTAAAAAGGAGGCAGAGACGTACCTGGACCTTTTCACAACTAAGAACATCAAACTTAAGGAACGGGTGCTCATCCCTGTCAAACAGTACCCGAAG tTCAATTTCGTGGGGAAGATTTTGGGACCTCAGGGCAATACCATCAAACGCCTGCAGGAAGAAACCGGAGCCAAGATCTCTGTGCTGGGCAAAGGATCCATGAGAGACAAATCCAAG GAGGAGGGGCTGAGGAAAGGCGGTGAGCCAAAATACGCCCACTTGTCTATGGAGCTGCACGTATTCATCGAGGTGTTTGCCCCCGTGCCCGAGGCCTACCTGCGCATGGCTCACGCCATGGAGGAGGTCAAGAAGTTCCTCTTTCCT gaTATGATGGATGATATCTGCCAAGAGCAGTTCATGGAGATGAGCTATCTGAACGGAGGCCAGGATCACGGAGCCCGAGGCCGGGGGGGCATGCCGGTCAGGGGCCGCGGAGTCCCCCCTGCCAG GGGCCGGGGAATGCCTCCTCGTGGTGCTGCTGCCAGGGGAGGTGTAACTCGAGGCGGCCCAGCCAGAGGTGGCGCAGTGAGGGGTGCCCCAGCAGGCAGAGGAGGACCTCCTGCAACACCTGCCAGGGGAGCTGTGGCACCTCGCGCCAGACCCCCTGCTGGTGGACCATCCCAGAGGATGGCACCACCTCCCCACCAGCACACCCCTGGTGCTGAGGGCTATGACGAATAT GGCTACGATGAAAGCTACACAGACACGGCCTACGAGTCATACGACAGCTATTACAGTCAGCCGCAGGC AGAACCAGAATATTATGACTATGGACATGGAGAGACCACAGAGGCATACGAGTCGTATG GCCAAGATGACTGGAACGGCACCCAGCGAACAGCTCCAGGGAAGGCCCCTCCCCCCTCTAGAGGTGCCAAGACGCCTTACCGTGAGCACCCCTACCGACAGTACTGA